The Arenibacter algicola region CGGAGCTTAAAAAGTTTGATCCATGGTGGATCGAGGAGCCAACCAGTCCTGACGATATTTTGGGCCATGCTAAAATAGCAAAAGCCGTTCATCCCATAAAAGTGGCTACGGGAGAACACTGTCAGAACAGGGTTGTATTTAAGCAATTAATGCAGGCCGATGCCATTGGTATATGTCAGATAGATAGCTGCAGGGTAGGAGGGGTAAATGAAATATTGGCCATCCTTTTAATGGCTGCAAAATTCAATATTCCTGTTTGTCCACATGCCGGGGGAGTTGGACTCTGTGAATATGTGCAACATCTGTCCATGATAGATTATATTGCCATTAGTGGCTCTTTGGAGAATAGAATAATAGAGTATGTGGATCATTTGCACGAACATTTTTACGACCCAGTGGTAATAAAAAATGGGGCATATATGCCACCGTCCATGGCCGGTTACAGCATAACTATGAAAGAGCAATCTTTAGAGGACTATAGCTTTCCGGATGGTGTAATTTGGAAGGATGAAGTAATGGCCAAATAATAGGGAAAAAGTATAATACTTAATAAGATAAATAACCTAAAGAATAATATGTCACTTTTTAGTCTAGAAAACAAAACAGCGGTTGTTACCGGTGGTGCCAGTGGTATTGGTGAAGCTATTTCCAAGGCATTTGCAGGCCAAGGTGCCCATGTGCACATCTTGGAATTTAATGCGGAAAATGGAGAACGTGTTGTTGGGGAAATAGAAGCCAAGGGCGGAAAGGCCAATTTTCACGCTTGTGATGTTTCCAATAACGCTCAGGTAGCCGAAATAATCTCCGCTATTGGTGCCAAGAATTATATCAATATTTTGGTAAACAATGCCGGGATAGCCCATGTGGGAAATTTAGAAGGTACTGCCGTAGACGATTTGGATCGTATTTACAATGTAAATGTCAAAGGGGTCTATAACTGTATGCATGCCGTTATATCCAAGATGAAGGAGAAAGGTGGGGTAATTTTAAATATGGCATCCATTGCTTCCTCTGTAGGTATTTCGGACAGATTTGCCTACTCCATGTCCAAGGGGGCGGTGCTTACTATGAGCTATTCTGTAGCAAAGGATTATTTGGATGAGGGTATTCGTTGCAATACTATTTCTCCTGCCAGGATTCATACACCTTTTGTTGACGGATTTATTAATAAAAACTACCCTGGTAAGGAAGCGGAAATGTTCGAGAAATTATCCAAATCCCAACCAATTGGCAGGATGGGCAAACCCGAGGAAGTGGCAAACTTGGCAGTTTATCTCTGTTCGGACGAGGCTTCCTTTATAACTGGAACCGATTTCCCAATTGATGGAGGGTATATTAAATTAAACGGATAGGTTTAAACAGAAAATCTGCTAATGGGCCGATTTGAAAATGGAGCTGGATATCAATTTTGATGTTCCAGCTCCATTTTAAGAAACTAGAAACCGCTCCCCTCGCGGAGCAAATAGGAATTTTATATAAACAAATACTTTTAATGATCAAATTATTTCAATACCTAGCTCTGATAGCTCTTTTGGCGGCCTGTTCCCAAAAACGGGAGCCAAATGCCTTGGTGATGCCCGTTTCCAATACTATTGAAGTCCAAGATGCGGACAGTAACGATTCTATTTTGCTTAAGGCGGCGCATGTGGTGCCAACAGCTAACCAATACGAGGCACTGCAAAACGAGTTTATAGCTTTCATTCATTTTGGCCCCAATACCTTTACCAGAATGGAGTGGGGAAATGGAATGGAAGATCCTAAAGTATTCGACCTGCAGAATTTGGATACGGATCAATGGTGCAAGGCTATGAAGGATGCCGGAATGAAAATGGTAATTTTTACCGCCAAGCATCACGATGGTTTTGTACTGTGGCAGAGCCGCTATACAGATCATGGGATAATGTCCTCACCATTTAAGGAAGGAAAAGGGGATGTCCTTAAGGAATTGTCCGAATCCTGTAAAAAATATGGTCTAAAATTAGGGGTGTACCTATCCCCGGCAGATCTTTTCCAAATTGAAAACAAGGAGGGGCTTTATGGAAATTTAAGTGAGTATACGGAAAGAACCATTCCGCGGCAGGTGGAAGGCCGACCATTTGAAAACAAAACAACATTCACTTTTAAGGTGGACGACTACAATGAATATTTTTTAAACCAACTCTTCGAGCTGCTTACCGAATACGGACCCATACATGAAGTTTGGTTTGATGGCGCCCATCCTAAAAGAAAAGGTGGTCAGACCTACAACTATTTGGCCTGGAAGGAATTGATAAGGGCTTTGGCTCCCAAGACAGTTATTTTCGGGAAAGAGGATATTCGTTGGTGCGGTAACGAAGCTGGCAAAACCAGGGATACGGAATGGAATGTAATTCCATATCAGGAAGACCCCGATCAAATGAACAGCTTTGCAGATTTGACCGATGAATCCTTAGGAAATAGGGAGGACCTTTATAAGGGCAAATTCCTTCATTACCAACAGGCAGAAACCAATACTTCTATCCGTGAAGGCTGGTTTTATAGGGATGATGAAGACCAGAAAGTACGCAGTACCGATGATGTATTCGATATATATGAAAGATCCGTAGGGGGGAATTCTACTTTCCTGCTCAACATTCCACCTAATAGGGATGGCAAATTTTCACCTACAGATGTGACCGTATTGGAAGAAGTTGGCCAAAGGATAAACGAAACTTATGGTTCTAATTTGCTTTCCGGGGCCCAGGGGCCTAAGGCAGTGCTAGATAATGACCTGGCAAGTTTTGAACTTTTGGGCCTGGGAGCCCAAGAGGTGGTTATTGAAACCAATGTTCCTATCACTATAAACAGGTTGGCAATTCAGGAAGCCATAAACACTCATGGTGAACGTGTGGAAAAACATGCCTTGGATGCTTGGGTGGACAATGGCTGGAAGGAAATTGCTGCAGCTACCAATATTGGTTATAAACGAATTTTACGTTTCCCTGAAGTTACTACCCAAAAATTGCGCATTAGAATCCTCGAGTCCCGTTTTTATCCTGCTATTGCAAGCATATCCGCCCATTATTATAAGGCAAGGCCGCCACAGCTTAGTATAGAAAGATCGGTAGAGGGGGCGGTAACCATTTCCCCCAAAAAGGACAGCTTTGGTTGGAAACCGCACGGGGAAGATGTTGCCGGAAATATAAATACTGGTTACAATATTCGTTATTCTACTGATGGTAGCGAACCAACTACAGCCTCAGAAATTTATCAGCAGCCCTTTATTATTCCATCGGGAGAGGTAAAGGCGGTAGCAGAAGTAAATGGAAAATTGGGGAGCGTTGCTTCGGAGCTTTTCGGAATTGTAAAAAAGGATTGGAAAGCTGCAGGAGAGGATAGTTTTGAAGGGGAACATACTGCCATTAACGCCTTTGATGGCGATCCCGAAACCTACTGGAGCTCTTCTGATAAATCTAGAAAAAACTATATCAATGTTGACCTCGGAAAGGAATATGCCATCACGGGATTCACTTACACTCCCCAAACTTCTTCTTCCGAAGGGATGATTGAAAAGGGTGTGGTTAGGATAAGTGCAGATGGAAAATCCTGGGAAAATGTTGAGGATTTCCAATTCGGAAACCTTATAAACGACCCAACCACCAGAACCCATATGTTCAAGTCCAAGATCAATGCCAGATATATCGGAATTGAATCTAAAGTTATTGCCGGAAATGGCAAAACTGCGGCCATTGCGGAATTAGATTTTTTATTGGATTAATAATTTAGATAGGATTTCATAACAAAATTAATGAAACAAAAAGCCCTTTATTATTTCGTATTTGCCCTATCCTTGATTGGTTGCTCGCCAACGGTCTCGGATATTTATATAACTGCCGATAAGGAGGCCTATAAAAATGGAGAGCTGGTTTTTGTTTCTATTAATGAAGCAATGGGCGCTGTTGCCCAACTGAGAAAAGAGAGCAACAAAAATACCCTGACCCTTCATCTTATGGAAGGGGAATATAGAATAAGCGCTCCCATTAGAATAACAGCAGAACTTGGCCCATTGAATCTTAAGGGGGAAGGTGATGGGAGGTCTGTAGTTAAGGGATCCAAATTGCTCAATCCCAAATGGGAAAAGTACAATGACCATATTTGGATGGCCCAATTACAGAAAGAGGACAGTTTTGATCAACTCTTTGTTAACGGACAGAAACAAATATTGGCACGTTACCCCAATTACGATGAAAATGGAGGGCACTGGCAGGGTCACGCCGAGGATGCAATTGCTCCGGAAAGGGTAAAAACATGGTCCAACCCCAAAGGGGCTTTTGTGCATGCTATGCATAACGGGGAGTGGGGCGGATTTCACTATGTTTCCACAGGGGTAGATGAAAATGGGGAGCTTCAATTATCCGGAGGCTATCAGAATAATCGTCCCTCAAAAATGCATGCCAAATACCGTATGGTAGAAAATGTATTTGAAGAATTGGATGCACCTGGCGAGTGGTTTTTGGATGGGGACCATAAATTATTCTACTGGCCGGCCGAGGGGACGGATATTAACAATGTCCTGGTAGAAGGGGTCCAACAAAAACATTTGCTGGAAATAGTGGGCTCTGAGGAAAATCCTGTTAGGGATATAGAAATAAGCGGAATACGATTTGAACATGCCCAGCGTACGTTTATGGAAAAGTATGAGCAATTGCTAAGAAGTGATTGGACCATTTATAGAGGTGCGGCCCTTTTTCTTGAAGGGACACAAAATGTGAAAATTAAAAACTGTGAACTGACCAATTTGGGGGGTAATGCTATTTTAGCAAGTAACTTTAATAGGGAGCTAAGCATTGCGGATAACCATATTCATGATTGCGGGGCATCGGGGATCAGTTTTGTAGGTAGTCCCGAAGCGGTAAGGTCGCCTTCGTTTCAATATGAAGAATTTGTTCCTTTGGCGGAAATGGATACAGTTCCCGGGCCTAAATCAAACAAATATCCCAGTAATTCCATCGCGGAGAACAATCTCATTTATCGTATCGGCAGGGTGGAAAAGCAAACGGCCGGGGTACAGATCGCCATGGCCATGGATATTACGGTAAGTCACAACAGTATTTATGATGTTCCAAGGGCCGGGATCAATATCGGGGATGGCACATGGGGCGGACATATAATTGAATATAATGATGTTTTTAATACCGTCCTGGAATCTGGAGATCATGGGGCCTTTAATTCTTGGGGAAGGGACAGGTTTTGGCATCCCAATCGCGAAACTTTGAATGAAATTGTGGCCGCCAACCCAGAAATGCCCAAATGGGATGCCATCCATACTACCGTAATAAGAAATAATAGGTTTCGTTGCGATCATGGATGGGATATAGATCTGGACGATGGATCCTCCAATTACCACATTTATAACAATCTGTGTTTAAATGGTGGAATTAAATTGCGTGAAGGATTTTATCGCACCGTGGAAAATAACATTATGATAAATAATGGCTTCCATCCACATGTATGGTTCAAGAACAGTGGGGATGTTTTTAAGCACAATATCGTTTTCACCGAGCACAAGGATATAAGATTACAGGATTGGGGCAAGGAAGTGGATTATAACCTTTTTCCAGATGTGGAGACATTAACGACAACCCAAAAAAAAGGGGTGGATACTAACAGCATTTTCGGTGATGCATTATTTGTGGATGCCAAATTAGGGAACTATACGGTAAAAGAGGAGTCGCCCGCCCTTAAAATAGGGTTTAAAAACATTGCTATGGATAGTTTTGGGGTTACCGATACCAAGCTAAAGTCCTTGGCCAAAACCCCTACCATTCCCACTATGTTTTTTGGTGATAGCAGTGAAAAGGATGCAGTGGTAGATTGGTTGGGTGCACAAATAAAAAGTATTGCCACTATGGCCGAGAGGTCGGCTTCCGGTCTCAACAAGACAGCGGGTGCCCTAATATTGGCCATAGACCCACAGACTGTTATAGGAATTTCCCCGCTTCAGGTAGGGGACGTTATAATATCTGCCGAAGGCGATGAAATAAATACAGTAGCCGATTTAATGAAAACCTACCAAAATAATAATTGGAAAGGGAAATTGAATCTAATTATATTTAGGAATCAAAAAGAAAAGCAGATATCATTGACAACTAAAAAATAATGAAATAGAATTATGAAGGGTTGGTATAAGTATTTTATTGTAGCAGTATTGATAGGTGGAACCATTTATGGCATTAATGTTAAAACAACCACTATTGAGGAAAAGCGTCCGAATATTATTTATGTTTTGGCCGATGATCTAGGTTATGGTGATATAGCCATCTATAACCCTGAAGGTAAAATAAAAACGCCCAATCTGGATGCTATGGGATCCGCAGGAATGATTTTTACGGATGCCCATACCTCCTCTGCCGTTTGTACCCCTACACGATACGGAATTATTACCGGAAGGTATAATTGGAGAAGTCCATTAAAAAGTTCGGTGCTTACCGGAAATTCCAAGGCGTTGATTCCTGAAAATAGAACTACTGTGGCCTCCTTACTTAAAAGAGAGGGTTACGAAACCGCATTCATTGGCAAATGGCATTTGGGTTGGGACTGGGCACTTAAAAATCCCGGTTTGGAATTAGGTGAAGGTTGGAATCCAGAGGATTTTGATAATATAGATTTCTCCAAAGAAGTTAAGAATTCACCCAATACCCTTGGGTTTAAATACTCCTACGGGCATTGCGGCTCATTGGATATGGCGCCATATGTGTACGTAGAAAACGGTATGCCGACCATGGTTCCGGATACCGTTACCGAAAGTAAGACCAAATATGGTTGGTGGCGCAAGGGGCCTACCGCCCGGGATTTTGATTTTGACGATGTTACCCCTAACTTTTTTAGAAAATCCTTCGGTTACATCAAAGAAAAGGCAAAGGGGAAATCTCCATTCTTTTTGTATTTGGCCTTGCCTTCGCCCCATACCCCCATTTTACCGACCGAGGAATGGAAAGGGAAAAGTGATCTAAACCCTTACGGGGATTTCATGATGATGATAGATGCGTATATGGGACAATTGACGGAGGTGATAAGGCAAGCGGGAATTGAAGATAATACCATGGTGATCTTTACAAGCGATAATGGTTGTTCCCCAGCTGCCAAGATCGATGAAATGTTGGCTAAAGGGCATAGTCCCAACGGAATTTTAAGAGGCCATAAGGCAGATATTTTTGAAGGAGGACATAGAGTACCTTTTATTGTGAAATGGCCCAACAAAATTAAGCCTGCTTCCAAATCGGATAAGACTATTTGCACAACAGATTTGTTGGCTACCTGTGCAGATATAGTTGGTGTTGATTTGGCAGATGATGAAGGGGAGGATAGCTTTTCTTTTTTACCGCTGTTGACCAACCCTGCGTCCAAGGACTATCTTAGGGAGGCAACGGTACATCATTCCATCAACGGGAGTTTTGCCATAAGAAAGGATAATTGGAAAATGATTTTTTGTCCAGGATCGGGCGGTTGGAGCAATCCCAAACCCAATTCGGAAGGGATAGGGGATCTCCCTAAATTTCAGTTGTACGACCTAAGTAAGGATCCCAAAGAGGAGAATAATGTTTACGGCCAGTTTCATGAAGTGGAAAGTGCCCTTACCAGACTAATGGTCAGCTATATTGAAAATGGGACAAGTAGGGTAGGCGAAAAGCAAAAGAACGATCCTGAAGGATACGGCAGTAAGGAATGGAAGCAGTTGGGCGTATTTTACAATTGATTTGAAAATTTGATATTTTTTTAATTTGAGCCTTTAGTTTTAGAGACCAGAAACAATAATTATATAAATAGTAATTCAATAAATAGAAACAAATGAAACTAATAAGATTTGGAGAAGTAGGAAAGGAAAAACCGGGAGTGCAATTGGAAAACGGTACCCGATTGGACGTATCGGCCTTTGGACGGGATTACAACGAGGATTTTTTTGGAACGGATGGCTTGGTCCAGCTAAAGGATTGGTTGGCAAAAAATGAAAGCAGTTGTCCTAAAGTAGATAATAGTGTACGTTTGGGAGCACCATTGGTGAGGCCTTCCAAAATTGTATGTGTGGGACTAAATTATGCCAAACATGCCGCGGAAAGTGGAATGGCAGTGCCTAAGGAGCCTGTATTGTTCTTTAAGGCTACCTCGGCAATAGTTGGGCCCAATGATGACGTGGTCATTCCAAAAGGAAGTCAAAAAACCGATTGGGAAGTGGAGTTGGCCGTGGTTATAGGTAAAAAGGCATCTTATGTATCGGAGGCAGACGCTTTGGATCATGTTGCCGGATATGTACTTCACAACGATTACAGTGAAAGGGCATTTCAGATTGAAAGGGAAGGACAATGGGTAAAGGGAAAAAGTTGTGACACCTTTGCGCCTGTAGGACCTTTTATTGCCACCAAAGATGAAATTAAAGATCCGAACAATTTGCACTTATGGTTAAAATTAAATGGAGAAACGGTACAGGATAGTTCAACTTCCGATTTTATCTTCAATGTGCAAGAGGTGGTGAGTTATATCAGTCAGTTTATGACCTTATTGCCAGGGGATATTATTTCGACAGGGACTCCTTTTGGAGTGGGTCTAGGATTTAATCCTCCAAAATATTTAAAAGCTGGAGATGTAGTAGAATTGGGGATTGAGGGACTTGGTACTTCCAAGCAAACGGCAAAGGCCTATAGCGGGAAATAAGAACCAGTTAAACCAACCAATCGGCATGATTTCCAAATTCCATTTCCTCGTTTTATGCGCCCTGCTTTCGGTGTATTGCCCTCATGTTAAAGGGCAAGAATTGAAGTGGGCCGAGATTGAAAATGGAATTTGGAAAGCCAGTGTTGGGGAGCCAGAGGATATAAGCTTGCTTAAGGCTGCGGATATACGGCCGAAGGTAAATGCACTTAACAAACTGCCCATCGCCGATTTTCCTTTTCCGGAAGATAGGATCAAAACAAAGATAGTTGATGGAAAGACCTATTTGCAATTTCCTTTGAGCAGGGAAGAGCAAATTTATGGCTTGGGACTCAACTTTAAAACGGTACACCAGAGAGGCCGCATCATGCAATTGCATGTGGACCACTATGGAGGAAGGGACGATGGCCGTACGCATGCCCCTGTTCCTTTTTATGTGTCTTCCAAAGGGTACGGAGTGCTGATAGACGCTGCCAGATATATTACGGTCTATGCCGGTACGGGTATTAGGGTAGATGCCGATGATAAACCGGTTTTGAGGGACAGGAACACTGATCCCCATTGGGAGGCGCAACCATATTCCGATGCCGTGGAAATTTTGGTACCGGCAAAGGGAACCGATGTTTATATATATGGAGGTTCTACCCCCATGGAGGCCGTACAGCGTTATAATTTATACAACGGCGGGGGTTATATTCCTCCAAAATGGGGCTTGGGATTCACCCAAAGAGTACCCACCTTATATAGTCAGGAGGATATTGCCAAGGAAGCCCAGGAGTTTGAAGATCACGATTTTCCTTTAGATTTTATTGGAGTGGAACCAGGCTGGCACAGTATGGCCTATCCCTGTACTTTTGAATGGGACAAGACAAGATTCCCAGATCCGAGAAAGTTTAATGATGAATTATTGGCAGAGGGGATAAGAACCAATTTGTGGCTGAATCCCTATGTGTCCCCTATAGGTTCCTTATATCCTAAATTAAAAGGTCTTTCCGCTTCTCACACGGTATGGAATGGAATTGTACCAGATCTAATGCTTCCCGAAACCCGTGATATTTTTAAGAAGCACTTTGTTGAAAATCATCTGGACATAGGAGTCAGTGGGTATAAGATAGATGAGGTAGATGGCTTTGACTTCTGGGTGTGGCCGGATGTAGCCACATTTCCTTCGGGCTATAGTGGGGAGCAAATGCGGCAGGTCTATGGCCTTCTTGTTCAGGACATGACCGCAAAATGGTTCAAAGAAAAAAATCAGAGGACATATGGGCTGGTCAGGGCATCCAATGCCGGCGCCAGTGCTTTGCCCTACGTTATTTACAATGATTATTACAGTCACAAGGATTTTATAACGGCCTTGGTCAATAGTAGCTTTATAGGCGTGCTTTGGACACCGGAGGTCCGCGCCTCAAAAACTGCCGAGGAGTGGTTAAGGAGAATGCAATCTGTTTGCTTTTCCCCCATGGCCATGCTGAATGCATGGGCGGACGGTACCAAACCATGGTCCTTTCCCGAGGTAGAAGTGGCTGTCAGGGATGTGGCCAATTTAAGGATGCAGTTATTGCCTTATATTTATTCTACTTTTTCCCAATATCATTTTGAAGGCCTGCCTCCCTTTAGGGCAATGAATTTAGTGGATGGCTTTTTTTATGACCCAACGCTTGCGGAAGGGGAACTGGACTCCACAGACAATCCCTATAAAGTAGCCGTAAAAAGTGAAATAAAGGATCAGTATATGATGGGCGACAATATTTTGGTGGCCCCCATGTTCGAAGGTGAAAATGAGAGAAAGGTAATTTTGCCAAAAGGAAAATGGTTCGATTTCTACAATGGGGAATTCGTAGGTGAAAATGAAGTGATTACAGTAGCTCCCGGTTTGGAAAAAATACCATTGTTTGTACGGAATGGTGGAATAATTCCCATGAGACCTGTCCAGAGACAGGCTCCAAAAAAGGGGGAAAAGGTAGACCTGATTATTCGTCACTACGGGACAAAGGAAGGGGAATATACGCTATACGATGATGATGGGTTAAGTTTTGATTTTGAGAAGGGACAATTTTCCGAGGTGGAAATAAAAGTAAAAAAAGACCGTAGAGGAAAGCTTGTAGGCACTATAGGTAGCCCTGAAAAGGGGAAGCCATATAGCTATAACAAAAAGGTGACTTGGGAATTTAAAACAAAATAAAATCCATCCAAAAAACACGGTGGGCGACAGGATGATATGATTGTGAAGCAATTATTACTTTTAATTATTGGGTTATTTTCAATAGCTGAATCCATGGGGAGCACTTTTCAGGACCCCATTAAAATTGCCTGCGTAGGAAACAGTATAACCTATGGTTCGGGAGTGGCCAATAGGGAAAAAAATGCCTACCCGGAACAATTGCAGTCCATGCTGGGGAACACATATCAGGTACGGAATTTTGGGGTCAGCGGAAGTACCCTTTTAAAAAATGGAGACAAACCCTATTTAAAAACGGAAGCCTATTCCAATGCGTTGAAGTTTAGGCCCGATATCGTTTTTATAAAATTGGGCACTAATGATAGCAAGCTTTCAAATAGGGTTCATTTGGACAATTTCGAGGGGGATTATATAGACTTGGTCAATAGCTTTAAAAAGGAAAACGGGAATGCCAGAATAATTCTTTTACTTCCAGTTCCTGCATTTACTACCGATACTACACGGATATGGAATGAGGTGATCAAAAATAAGATCACCCCAATGACCCGCAGGGTTGCGTATAAGACAAATTCGGAGGTTTTGGATTTGTGCCAGCTGTTTATAGATCAACCTGGACTATTGCCCGATAAGATACACCCTTCTTCCCTTGGGGCAACAGTTATTGCCAAAAGGATATATGAAGCTGTAATTCAAAATGAAATTGAAAAATTAGAAATATTAAAATCCAAGGAGGTTAAAGTTTCGGAAACCGCAAATTTCTATGGTTACGATCTCACAGATTTTGAATACAAAGGTATCCCATGCAAGGTGGTGAAGCCCAAAAAAGTGGCTCCAGGAGCACCATGGGTACTAAGGGCGCGCTTTTGGGGTCATGAACCACAAACGGATATTGCCTTATTGGAAAGAGGCTTTCATATTGCCTATTGCGATGTGGCCAATTTGTTTGGTGGTCCTGAGGCGATGAAGCGATGGGACCGTTTTTATGGGTTGATGACCCAGGCCGGACTCTCCAAAAAAGTGGTGTTGGAAGGAATGAGCCGAGGAGGTTTGATTGTTTATAATTGGGCCGAAAAAAATCCGGAAAAAGTGGCCTGTGTTTACGCCGATGCCCCTGTACTTGATGGAAAAAGTTGGCCCGGTGGTTTATGGAAGGGGAAGGGAAGTGCAGCGGATTGGGAGGTCTTCAAAACAATATACGGCTTAAAAAGTGAAAGGGATATTGCCGAATTTAAAGGGAATCCTATCCACAATATTAAATCGATTGCACAGGGAGGCTTCCCCATGATTCATGTTTGTGGTGCCGCCGATGAGGTAGTGCCCATTGAGGAGAACACCAAGCCTTTCGAAGAGGCAATTAAGGCTAATGGAGGTGCAATTAGCGTTATTTACAAGGAGGGTGTGGGACATCATCCCCATAGTTTGGAAAATCCAACTCCTATTGTCGACTTTATTCTTGGCGCAACCCATCAGAAGGTGAACTTTGCTCAAATTCCAGCTCCGAGTGCCGAATTTAGATCTGCTGCGGGTTGGAAAGAAGGGAAGGATTGGTGGGCCCAGGCCAATGATATTGATTCCCTTTGCCTAGCGTCAAAAGAAATTGACTTACTGCTTATTGGGAATTCCATTACCCAAGGCTGGGGTGGAAATAGACCTAATGTCACCTATGACCCGGGTAGAGAAGCTGCAGAACTATATTTTAAAGATCTAAATTGGGTCGGTGCCGGTATTTCGGGAGACCGTACCCAACACCTTTTGTATCGATTAAATAATGGAAACTATGAAGCCGCTCGGCCAAAAATGGTGGTGCTGGCTATTGGTGTCAACAATTTTGGGGATAACGGTGCAGTGGAAATAGCCAACGGCATTATGAAGGTACTAGAGGTGACCAAGAAAAAATTTTCGCCACAAACAAAAATAATGTTATTCGGTCCCATGCCCACGGGCTTGGCCCCAAGTACGGATAGAAGGAAGAAATACAATAAAATCCACGACTTGATCAAGCATCTTGGAAATGACAAAAATGTATTCTATTACAATCTGATTAATGAATTTTCTGATGAAAAGGGATTTTTGAAATCCGATTTGTTTTCACAGGATGGCATACATTTATTACCCGAAGGATATAAGGTTTGGGGTAAATTTATTAGGGATAAATACTTTATAGCCACTAAATAGAAATATTATGAAAAAATTCTTAGGATTACTACTGTTGCTATCCGTAGCCAATACTTATGGAGAAATTTGGCTTCCCTCCATCCTTTCGGATAATATGGTTTTGCAACAAGAATCGAATGTTACCATTTGGGGATGGACAACAAGTACTAGCGAGGAAATTAGCGTATACGGGACTTGGAACAATGAAAAAGTAACTGCCAAGGCCTTTCAGGGAGTTTGGTCCCTGCAATTGCCTACGCCACATGCCGGGGGCACTTATAGTGTAATTGTGGAAGGCCACGAGAAATTGGAGTTAAGGAATGTACTGATAGGGGAAGTATGGTTGGGTTCTGGACAAAGCAATATGCAATGGACCCCAAAACATGGTTTGGACAACGCAGAGGAAGAGATCAAAAAAGCCAATTTCCCTGAAATTCGTTTCTTTCAGGTGGCACAGCAGATATCGGACTATCCCCAAGATCAACTAAAGGGTAAATGGGAGGTTTGTACTCCTGAAACTATGGCGCAGTTTAGTTCTGTGGCTTATTTTTTTGGTAGGGAACTGCATCAAAATTTGAAAGTTCCTGTGGGTATTATTAATTCTAGCTGGGGAGGTACGCCAGTGGAAGTTTGGTTAAAAAAGGAATTAATAACCGAGGATGCCCAATTGGCGCAGGCGTCGAAAAAGCTGAATGAGGTTGCCTGGTGGCCCAGCAATCCGGGCTTGGCCTACAATGCCATGATACACCCCATTACTAAATTTAATATCGCAGGTTGTATTTGGTACCAAGGAGAATCCAACAGGGTTAACCCGGTTTCCTATTACAAATCCTTTCCTTTGATGATCGAATCCTGGAGGGAGGAATGGGGCAAGGATCTGCCATTTTATTTTGTGCAGATAGCCCCTTA contains the following coding sequences:
- a CDS encoding glycoside hydrolase family 31 protein, whose product is MISKFHFLVLCALLSVYCPHVKGQELKWAEIENGIWKASVGEPEDISLLKAADIRPKVNALNKLPIADFPFPEDRIKTKIVDGKTYLQFPLSREEQIYGLGLNFKTVHQRGRIMQLHVDHYGGRDDGRTHAPVPFYVSSKGYGVLIDAARYITVYAGTGIRVDADDKPVLRDRNTDPHWEAQPYSDAVEILVPAKGTDVYIYGGSTPMEAVQRYNLYNGGGYIPPKWGLGFTQRVPTLYSQEDIAKEAQEFEDHDFPLDFIGVEPGWHSMAYPCTFEWDKTRFPDPRKFNDELLAEGIRTNLWLNPYVSPIGSLYPKLKGLSASHTVWNGIVPDLMLPETRDIFKKHFVENHLDIGVSGYKIDEVDGFDFWVWPDVATFPSGYSGEQMRQVYGLLVQDMTAKWFKEKNQRTYGLVRASNAGASALPYVIYNDYYSHKDFITALVNSSFIGVLWTPEVRASKTAEEWLRRMQSVCFSPMAMLNAWADGTKPWSFPEVEVAVRDVANLRMQLLPYIYSTFSQYHFEGLPPFRAMNLVDGFFYDPTLAEGELDSTDNPYKVAVKSEIKDQYMMGDNILVAPMFEGENERKVILPKGKWFDFYNGEFVGENEVITVAPGLEKIPLFVRNGGIIPMRPVQRQAPKKGEKVDLIIRHYGTKEGEYTLYDDDGLSFDFEKGQFSEVEIKVKKDRRGKLVGTIGSPEKGKPYSYNKKVTWEFKTK
- a CDS encoding sulfatase family protein, with the protein product MKGWYKYFIVAVLIGGTIYGINVKTTTIEEKRPNIIYVLADDLGYGDIAIYNPEGKIKTPNLDAMGSAGMIFTDAHTSSAVCTPTRYGIITGRYNWRSPLKSSVLTGNSKALIPENRTTVASLLKREGYETAFIGKWHLGWDWALKNPGLELGEGWNPEDFDNIDFSKEVKNSPNTLGFKYSYGHCGSLDMAPYVYVENGMPTMVPDTVTESKTKYGWWRKGPTARDFDFDDVTPNFFRKSFGYIKEKAKGKSPFFLYLALPSPHTPILPTEEWKGKSDLNPYGDFMMMIDAYMGQLTEVIRQAGIEDNTMVIFTSDNGCSPAAKIDEMLAKGHSPNGILRGHKADIFEGGHRVPFIVKWPNKIKPASKSDKTICTTDLLATCADIVGVDLADDEGEDSFSFLPLLTNPASKDYLREATVHHSINGSFAIRKDNWKMIFCPGSGGWSNPKPNSEGIGDLPKFQLYDLSKDPKEENNVYGQFHEVESALTRLMVSYIENGTSRVGEKQKNDPEGYGSKEWKQLGVFYN
- a CDS encoding fumarylacetoacetate hydrolase family protein, whose translation is MKLIRFGEVGKEKPGVQLENGTRLDVSAFGRDYNEDFFGTDGLVQLKDWLAKNESSCPKVDNSVRLGAPLVRPSKIVCVGLNYAKHAAESGMAVPKEPVLFFKATSAIVGPNDDVVIPKGSQKTDWEVELAVVIGKKASYVSEADALDHVAGYVLHNDYSERAFQIEREGQWVKGKSCDTFAPVGPFIATKDEIKDPNNLHLWLKLNGETVQDSSTSDFIFNVQEVVSYISQFMTLLPGDIISTGTPFGVGLGFNPPKYLKAGDVVELGIEGLGTSKQTAKAYSGK